A portion of the Bombus pascuorum chromosome 8, iyBomPasc1.1, whole genome shotgun sequence genome contains these proteins:
- the LOC132909706 gene encoding uncharacterized protein LOC132909706: MVSVVNRLKGIYLFRAAVRLVLEYIEWLTEKSVVEEVSDDITINIRKAQEKKHEKKALTLEDRSYLLTRPEDRSSDDRKYIYELFKKFHVFKKYPEHLREILARVCFYQYLRPDRVIVRQGREAENLYFIISGEVSVSKIVIDRWTGDSEEVDMGILSPGDIFGEVALLHEIPRSAAVFTKTAVDLIRIPRLEFDDVLRSPLKREWDILQDALVHFNYFKCWDEETIRECCILSKLKDFQPDEVLLGDGKGMVNHVHFLLEGECRLIEHMIVRKTHSVYGTQYELYDPEKNNAKKEPRLLKSLEMATKMDELEYEYETTKASDMDEDIDGSRDLIDYAQLLLSSKATDRRMDFERSSVITTTLLDVMNEWQKITDVAEMLMREPSSTSQQRYPTDVRTIFMQICTFNRGACFGLGENMVNRRIVATSSVRCFLVPRYWLRIHNRANIWERVKLFLDSKFPTEGQLFEKFVTNRRWLEYKKTLIEDIGRKGRRIHSNVSIHDVPYAIRIANDIGMEM, encoded by the exons GTCAATAGGTTAAAGGGGATTTATCTTTTCCGAGCTGCAGTGAGACTGGTCTTGGAATATATCGAATGGTTAACCGAGAAGTCTGTAGTTGAAGAAGTCAGTGAcgatattacaattaatattcggAAGGCACAAGAaaaaaaacacgaaaagaaagcTCTTACTCTAGAG GATCgttcttatttattaacgaGGCCAGAAGACCGATCATCGGACgacagaaaatatatatatgaattatttaaaaagtttcacgTGTTCAAAAAATATCCTGAACATTTGAGAGAAATTTTAGCGAGGGTATgcttttatcaatatttacgACCTGATCGCGTAATTGTGCGACAAGGTCGCGAAGCTGAAAATCTTTACTTCATTATAAGCGGAGAAGTCAGCGTATCGAAAATAGTTATTGATCGCTGGACTG GTGATTCGGAAGAGGTTGATATGGGCATTTTGAGTCCTGGCGATATATTCGGTGAAGTCGCATTGTTGCATGAAATACCAAGATCAGCAGCAGTATTTACAaaaa CCGCAGTAGATTTGATTCGCATTCCTCGCTTAGAATTCGATGACGTTTTGCGGTCTCCTTTAAAAAGAGAGTGGGACATATTGCAGGATGCGTTAGtacatttcaattattttaaatgttggGATGAAGAAACAATACGAGAATGTTGTATTCTCAGTAAATTAAAGGATTTTCAACCTGATGag gTTTTGCTAGGTGACGGTAAAGGAATGGTGAATCATGTCCATTTTCTATTAGAAGGTGAATGTCGTCTGATAGAACACATGATTGTTCGTAAAACACATTCTGTTTATGGAACTCAATACGAATTATACGATCCTGAAAAGAATAATGCAAAGAAGGAACCCAGATTATTAAAGAGCTTAGAAATGGCTACAAAGATGGACGAATTAGAATACGAATATGAAACTACCAAA GCAAGTGACATGGACGAGGATATCGACGGAAGTCGAGATCTCATAGATTATGCACAACTCTTACTATCATCGAAAGCAACTGATAGGAGAATGGATTTTGAACGTTCAAGCGTCATTACAACTACATTATTAGATGTT ATGAATGAATGGCAAAAAATTACGGATGTAGCAGAAATGTTAATGAGAGAACCTTCATCAACCTCTCAGCAACGTTATCCGACTGACGTACGTacaatatttatgcaaatttgtacGTTTAACAGGGGTGCGTGTTTCGGCTTAg GAGAAAATATGGTTAATCGAAGAATAGTAGCTACTTCATCCGTAAGATGTTTTTTGGTTCCGCGGTATTGGTTGAGAATTCATAATCGTGCAAATATTTGGGAACGCGTAAAGTTGTTCTTGGATTCCAAATTTCCTACTGAGGGgcaattatttgaaaaattcgtaaCAAATCGCAG